From the Sebastes umbrosus isolate fSebUmb1 chromosome 2, fSebUmb1.pri, whole genome shotgun sequence genome, one window contains:
- the LOC119480681 gene encoding C5a anaphylatoxin chemotactic receptor 1 isoform X1, which produces MQLITAMAEMNGTQLNAVNQLLANHNASSSSWQKEAVRGIQIVATLLIFLVGVSLNGLVVWALGLRRNRHVGRRGSSEETRAASSFRIYVLNLAVADLVLLLRTPLMLGYVANNYSWPFGRVFCHVIIFLRGLGLYASAFLLCAVALERCLCLLRPVWARLRRPAWAVPLACGILWLIATILSAPYLHYAFLSDINGTYHCVESGESNMPLFVTETIVGFILPLLVFLGSNLAVLLTVQKAVPLTPTSSTNPSTARRMTRMYHMLFFTMLLFLTCWVPYFVCRFLLTLAKGPPKRESLYNAAFYGKYVSLFLVYIKCALNPVLYVFAARGLGRAIRMSVVSTIERLFNDESMDSIRRKSLKNSLKNSQM; this is translated from the exons ATGCAG CTCATCACCGCAATGGCCGAAATGAATGGGACACAGTTGAATGCAGTGAACCAGCTTTTAGCCAACCACAACGCCTCCAGCAGCTCCTGGCAGAAGGAGGCAGTGAGAGGAATCCAAATAGTAGCTACTCTGCTCATCTTCCTG GTGGGTGTATCTCTGAATGGGCTGGTGGTTTGGGCACTTGGACTGCGGCGTAATCGTCACGTGGGGCGCAGAGGTAGCAGTGAGGAGACGCGAGCTGCCAGCAGTTTCCGTATCTATGTCCTGAACCTGGCCGTGGCTGACCTGGTGCTGCTCCTGCGTACTCCCCTCATGTTGGGCTACGTCGCTAACAACTACAGCTGGCCATTCGGCCGTGTCTTCTGCCACGTGATCATCTTCCTGCGAGGCCTGGGGTTATACGCCTCCGCTTTCCTTCTCTGTGCCGTGGCACTGGAGCGATGCTTGTGTCTGCTGAGGCCCGTGTGGGCTCGACTGCGACGCCCCGCCTGGGCTGTTCCTCTGGCCTGTGGGATCTTATGGCTGATAGCCACCATCTTGTCGGCCCCGTACCTCCACTATGCCTTCCTGAGTGACATAAACGGGACATACCATTGCGTGGAGAGTGGGGAGTCTAACATGCCGCTGTTTGTCACAGAAACAATAGTTGGTTTCATCTTGCCCCTGCTGGTGTTCTTGGGAAGCAACCTGGCTGTATTGCTCACCGTTCAGAAAGCAGTGCCCTTAACACCGACCTCCTCCACCAACCCTTCAACTGCCCGCAGGATGACCAGGATGTACCACATGCTGTTTTTCACcatgctcctcttcctcacctgctGGGTGCCATATTTTGTTTGTCGGTTCCTTCTGACCTTAGCCAAGGGACCGCCTAAACGGGAGTCGCTGTATAACGCAGCATTTTATGGCAAATACGTATCTCTGTTCCTGGTGTACATCAAGTGTGCTCTTAACCCGGTGCTGTATGTGTTTGCTGCCCGAGGCTTAGGCCGTGCTATCAGAATGTCAGTAGTCTCCACGATTGAAAGACTTTTCAACGATGAATCCATGGATTCCATCAGAAGGAAGTCACTCAAGAACTCACTTAAGAACTCACAGATGTAA
- the LOC119480681 gene encoding C5a anaphylatoxin chemotactic receptor 1 isoform X2 encodes MAEMNGTQLNAVNQLLANHNASSSSWQKEAVRGIQIVATLLIFLVGVSLNGLVVWALGLRRNRHVGRRGSSEETRAASSFRIYVLNLAVADLVLLLRTPLMLGYVANNYSWPFGRVFCHVIIFLRGLGLYASAFLLCAVALERCLCLLRPVWARLRRPAWAVPLACGILWLIATILSAPYLHYAFLSDINGTYHCVESGESNMPLFVTETIVGFILPLLVFLGSNLAVLLTVQKAVPLTPTSSTNPSTARRMTRMYHMLFFTMLLFLTCWVPYFVCRFLLTLAKGPPKRESLYNAAFYGKYVSLFLVYIKCALNPVLYVFAARGLGRAIRMSVVSTIERLFNDESMDSIRRKSLKNSLKNSQM; translated from the exons ATGGCCGAAATGAATGGGACACAGTTGAATGCAGTGAACCAGCTTTTAGCCAACCACAACGCCTCCAGCAGCTCCTGGCAGAAGGAGGCAGTGAGAGGAATCCAAATAGTAGCTACTCTGCTCATCTTCCTG GTGGGTGTATCTCTGAATGGGCTGGTGGTTTGGGCACTTGGACTGCGGCGTAATCGTCACGTGGGGCGCAGAGGTAGCAGTGAGGAGACGCGAGCTGCCAGCAGTTTCCGTATCTATGTCCTGAACCTGGCCGTGGCTGACCTGGTGCTGCTCCTGCGTACTCCCCTCATGTTGGGCTACGTCGCTAACAACTACAGCTGGCCATTCGGCCGTGTCTTCTGCCACGTGATCATCTTCCTGCGAGGCCTGGGGTTATACGCCTCCGCTTTCCTTCTCTGTGCCGTGGCACTGGAGCGATGCTTGTGTCTGCTGAGGCCCGTGTGGGCTCGACTGCGACGCCCCGCCTGGGCTGTTCCTCTGGCCTGTGGGATCTTATGGCTGATAGCCACCATCTTGTCGGCCCCGTACCTCCACTATGCCTTCCTGAGTGACATAAACGGGACATACCATTGCGTGGAGAGTGGGGAGTCTAACATGCCGCTGTTTGTCACAGAAACAATAGTTGGTTTCATCTTGCCCCTGCTGGTGTTCTTGGGAAGCAACCTGGCTGTATTGCTCACCGTTCAGAAAGCAGTGCCCTTAACACCGACCTCCTCCACCAACCCTTCAACTGCCCGCAGGATGACCAGGATGTACCACATGCTGTTTTTCACcatgctcctcttcctcacctgctGGGTGCCATATTTTGTTTGTCGGTTCCTTCTGACCTTAGCCAAGGGACCGCCTAAACGGGAGTCGCTGTATAACGCAGCATTTTATGGCAAATACGTATCTCTGTTCCTGGTGTACATCAAGTGTGCTCTTAACCCGGTGCTGTATGTGTTTGCTGCCCGAGGCTTAGGCCGTGCTATCAGAATGTCAGTAGTCTCCACGATTGAAAGACTTTTCAACGATGAATCCATGGATTCCATCAGAAGGAAGTCACTCAAGAACTCACTTAAGAACTCACAGATGTAA